Within the Gemmobacter sp. genome, the region TTCGACCATGGCCCGCTGTTCTACCTGCTGGCGGCCTATCTGTATCTGTTCCTGGGCTATGCCGTGGTCCAGACGCTGATCGGCGCCCTGCGCGCACAGCGGCCGTTCCGCATGTTCTTTGCCGGGCTGTTCGTGATCACCGCCGTGCCGGCGCTGGCGAACATGTGCTATATCCTGTTCGGCTTTACCGTCTTCGGCTTTGACCCCACGCCCTTTGCCTTTTCGGCGGTGCTGTCGATGCTGGCCTGGATGATCGTCAACAACCGCCTGATGGATACCGACGCCATCGCGCGGGATGTGCTGTTCTACATCGTCCCCGACCCGGTGCTGGTGATCGACCCCAAGGGCAACCTGCTGACCGCCAACCCCGGCGGCCGCCGCCTGATTGGCGAAGAACTGCCCAACCAGGGCCTGCCCGCCGCCAGCCGTGACTGGCTGGGCCCGCTGGTCGATGCGGTGACGGGCGGGTTCCACGACGATACGCGCAGTTCGCTCAGCGTGCGGGGCCGGGACTATTCGGTATCCGTCGCGCCGCTGACCCGGCCGCTGAACGAAAACACCGCCGCCGTCGGCTGGGTGTTGCGCCTGCACGACGTGACCCAGCGCCGCCAGTTGCAGCGTGCGCTGGACGACGAGCGCGACCTTCAGGCGGCGCTGACCGAAACCAGCCTGTCGGGCCTGATCGCGCTGGACCAGACCGGCGCCTTCGTCTTTGCCAATGCCGAGGCGGAAAGCCTTCTGGGCGTGCATGTCACGCCCGGCGCCGCCATCCGGTTCAACGACCCGGAATGGGATATCCGCATGCCCGACGGATCCGAGATCGAGGGGCTGGACACCATTATGGCCGGCATCCTGACCGAAGGCGTCTCGCTGCGCGACCAGCGCATTTCGGCGCTGCGACGGTCCGATGGCGAACGGCGCATCGTGTCGCTGAACGCCACCCACCTGCCACGCGGCCGCAGCAGCCGGGTGCGCATCGTGCTGTCGATTGCCGATGTGACCGAACAATACCTGTATGAACGCCGGCTCAAGGATGCCGCCCACCGGGCCGAGGCCGCAAGCCGCGCCAAATCGCAGTTCCTGGCAAACATGAGCCACGAGATCCGCACCCCGCTGAACGGCGTGCTGGGCATGGCCGAAGTGCTGTCCACCATGGTCGAGGCGGCCGACCAGAAGGCCATGGTCGCCACCATCCGCGATTCGGGCGAACTGCTGCTGGCGCTGCTGAACGACATTCTCGACATGGCCAAGATCGAGGCGGGCAAGATGGTGCTGGAAAACACCCGGCTGGATCCGCTGGACCTTGCGGAAAAGATCGACACGCTGTTCTGGCGGCAGGCCGACGCCAGGGGGCTGGCGCTGGCGGTGATGGTGCCGGGCGGCACGCTGGCGCCGCGCACCGGCGATCCGCACCGCCTGCAACAGATCCTGCAAAACCTGGTCAGCAACGCCATCAAGTTCACCCCCTCGGGCGAGGTCCAGGTGACCATGGCCGATGGCAAGGATGGCGCGCTGGAGATCGAGGTGAAGGACACCGGCATCGGCATGTCGGCCGATCAGGTGGCCCGGATCTTCGATGAATTCGAACAGGCCGATGGCAGCACGACGCGCCGGTTCGGCGGCAGCGGACTGGGCATGTCGATCGTTCGGCACATCGTCGGCGCGATGGGCGGCACCATCGCCATCGACAGCGCGTCCGGCAAGGGCACCACGGTGCGCGTCCGCCTGCCGTTGCCAGCGGACGACGCGGCCACCTGACGCAGCGGCGGGGAATTGCCCGTGGCCGCCTCCCGGCGTATGACAGCGGCCGGAGACCGCATGACACGCCACCGCACCGCCACCACCCTTCTGCGCGAAACCGGCCTGGCCCTTGCCATGCTGGCCGTCTGGATGCTGGCGCTGCTGGCACCGCTGCACCAGACCTCGGGCCTGCTGCGGGCCTTTGCGGAAACCGGGCATGTGCTGCCGGGCGGCTGGTCGATCTGCGTCACGCTGGCGCAGGATGACGACGGGCCGGCGGCGCCCGTGCCGCAGTGCCCCGCGCAGGCCATCGGCAA harbors:
- a CDS encoding histidine kinase N-terminal 7TM domain-containing protein, with the translated sequence MMQCFRPQIIDERVAFTFFVMLGVVGVLLWLRRQKLFFGKQNFMIAVGAMAVWLFGAVMEMANPALECKVFWASASWSMIVLLPTAWSFFLMEYCFPLIAERVRPLERILLVGGPAVALVIAATNPMHHLFYGPGTRLVEDHGLISGKFDHGPLFYLLAAYLYLFLGYAVVQTLIGALRAQRPFRMFFAGLFVITAVPALANMCYILFGFTVFGFDPTPFAFSAVLSMLAWMIVNNRLMDTDAIARDVLFYIVPDPVLVIDPKGNLLTANPGGRRLIGEELPNQGLPAASRDWLGPLVDAVTGGFHDDTRSSLSVRGRDYSVSVAPLTRPLNENTAAVGWVLRLHDVTQRRQLQRALDDERDLQAALTETSLSGLIALDQTGAFVFANAEAESLLGVHVTPGAAIRFNDPEWDIRMPDGSEIEGLDTIMAGILTEGVSLRDQRISALRRSDGERRIVSLNATHLPRGRSSRVRIVLSIADVTEQYLYERRLKDAAHRAEAASRAKSQFLANMSHEIRTPLNGVLGMAEVLSTMVEAADQKAMVATIRDSGELLLALLNDILDMAKIEAGKMVLENTRLDPLDLAEKIDTLFWRQADARGLALAVMVPGGTLAPRTGDPHRLQQILQNLVSNAIKFTPSGEVQVTMADGKDGALEIEVKDTGIGMSADQVARIFDEFEQADGSTTRRFGGSGLGMSIVRHIVGAMGGTIAIDSASGKGTTVRVRLPLPADDAAT